In Candidatus Bathyarchaeia archaeon, the following are encoded in one genomic region:
- a CDS encoding molybdopterin molybdotransferase MoeA, translating into MRLKGFQKLTSVDEALQTFFNTVQIRKPKTVIISLDLALNRVLAEDVVAEEDLPRFDRSTVDGYAVKAKDTFGASQFKPKVFRVTDEREVDEGKAKQVWTGNPIPKGADAVVMLENTKRIDGDKIEVWTPVTPAENVSRKGEDVAKGEIAVKAGTRLKPQHLGLIAALGFSKVKVFELPKVALLATGNELVSVGEELGEGQVFEVNRLVLSAMCRELGAELVDLGIAKDNVAEIVSKLKAGFAADVIITTGGTSVGLSDLVPEAVNKLGKPGVIVHGVAMRPAMPTALAVVSGKPIIILSGNPVAAMIGFEVFARPLISRMLGMKRQELRPVVTARVTRKVAMTLGRKTFVRVRVFQKNGEFFAEPVSAKGSGMISTVAKANGYVIVPENREGLTEGETVTVYLFGYVEMGEADV; encoded by the coding sequence GTGCGACTGAAGGGATTCCAAAAGCTGACATCAGTGGATGAGGCATTACAAACTTTCTTTAACACAGTTCAAATCAGGAAACCAAAAACGGTTATTATTTCTTTAGATTTAGCCTTGAATCGCGTCTTAGCAGAAGATGTCGTGGCAGAGGAAGACTTGCCAAGATTCGACAGATCAACGGTTGATGGCTATGCGGTTAAGGCTAAGGATACTTTCGGAGCGTCTCAGTTTAAACCTAAGGTTTTTCGGGTCACGGACGAAAGGGAAGTGGATGAGGGAAAGGCTAAGCAAGTATGGACTGGAAATCCCATTCCAAAGGGTGCAGATGCAGTCGTCATGTTGGAAAACACCAAACGAATCGACGGTGATAAAATAGAAGTTTGGACGCCAGTTACGCCTGCAGAAAATGTTTCTAGAAAGGGCGAAGATGTTGCGAAAGGAGAAATAGCAGTAAAAGCTGGGACTCGATTAAAACCTCAACATTTAGGATTAATTGCTGCTTTAGGATTTTCTAAAGTTAAGGTTTTTGAATTGCCTAAAGTTGCCTTATTAGCCACTGGAAACGAGTTAGTTAGCGTAGGCGAAGAGCTTGGAGAAGGACAAGTTTTTGAGGTTAATAGGCTTGTTCTTTCAGCCATGTGCCGCGAATTAGGCGCGGAACTTGTTGATTTGGGAATAGCGAAGGATAACGTTGCTGAGATTGTCTCGAAATTGAAGGCGGGATTTGCGGCTGACGTAATAATAACTACTGGCGGGACTAGTGTTGGTCTTTCAGACCTTGTTCCAGAAGCGGTAAACAAGCTTGGGAAACCTGGGGTAATCGTTCATGGTGTTGCCATGCGCCCTGCAATGCCAACTGCTCTTGCTGTTGTGTCTGGAAAACCTATTATTATCTTGTCGGGCAATCCTGTTGCTGCGATGATTGGGTTTGAAGTTTTTGCTAGACCGTTAATCAGTAGAATGCTTGGAATGAAGCGGCAGGAGCTCAGACCAGTCGTGACTGCTAGGGTGACGAGAAAAGTAGCTATGACGTTGGGAAGAAAAACTTTTGTCCGTGTTCGCGTTTTTCAGAAAAATGGAGAGTTTTTTGCCGAGCCTGTGAGTGCAAAAGGGTCTGGGATGATTTCAACTGTGGCCAAAGCGAATGGT
- a CDS encoding type II secretion system F family protein, with protein MKTPKISNKIKKIVWIISALSAIAIVLFAYIMFWGTATFDEFVFFAVMTGIFPSTVLNYIDYRWRKAIDENLPNLFRSIVQAQETGMTLPQALEEASKRSYGPLTAELKKMNAQISWGMTFEEALLALVRRVNTVLVQRVVPLIIEASHSGGHVEKVFDPMGKFIQTTLLLDRERRNQTKPYIAIIYVAFFVFLFTIVLLFRSFFVSIEGLPVLGTGVMSPQEMQRIFFHMTIIQAFFGGLVAGKMGEGTINAGLKHSLIMMVCGYVALKLFL; from the coding sequence ATGAAAACGCCAAAAATATCGAATAAAATTAAAAAAATCGTTTGGATTATCTCGGCTTTGTCAGCCATCGCCATAGTTTTATTTGCTTACATTATGTTTTGGGGAACCGCAACATTTGATGAATTTGTGTTTTTTGCAGTTATGACGGGAATTTTTCCATCGACGGTGCTAAACTATATTGACTACAGATGGAGAAAAGCTATAGACGAAAACCTACCAAACCTTTTCAGAAGCATAGTCCAAGCTCAAGAGACAGGTATGACTCTTCCTCAAGCATTGGAAGAAGCATCAAAGAGAAGTTATGGCCCGCTAACAGCTGAATTAAAGAAAATGAATGCGCAAATATCTTGGGGTATGACATTTGAAGAGGCACTCTTAGCTTTGGTAAGACGCGTAAACACTGTGCTTGTGCAAAGAGTCGTACCACTAATTATTGAAGCAAGTCATTCCGGAGGACATGTAGAAAAAGTTTTTGACCCAATGGGTAAGTTTATACAGACAACACTTTTGCTAGATAGAGAAAGACGAAATCAGACAAAACCCTACATTGCCATAATCTACGTAGCCTTTTTCGTGTTCCTTTTCACAATCGTACTACTTTTCAGGTCGTTCTTCGTTAGCATAGAAGGCTTGCCTGTGCTTGGAACGGGAGTCATGTCGCCACAAGAAATGCAACGCATTTTTTTCCACATGACAATAATCCAAGCCTTTTTTGGTGGACTGGTTGCTGGAAAAATGGGAGAAGGAACAATAAATGCTGGGTTAAAACACAGCCTCATAATGATGGTTTGCGGCTACGTAGCTCTAAAGCTGTTTTTGTGA
- a CDS encoding type II secretion system F family protein, producing the protein MSNKAYENVKRLWNRVKAMCRLSTATSAQKTESPAKEKFTLREPHSIAYQLIGGKTERILPLFRDLDSSLQSAGLKISFKAYVSLTVLAAMLIAVAMLIFVPCLFIFLFNMPFLPALLFGVGSGLFAGALSVIGFYFYPIYRADKLKRELEDELPFTAGYMAILASAGVSPERTFYSLSNLSVPLAVSTEAKDIVRNVNLFGLDIISALQEASKRTPSKRFHEMLEGFISTIHSGSNLAAYLREKSGQYMKLKRMSLRKFSDTLSTLAEFYVALLVTGPLLLVIMLAVMAMLGGGSLGILSPDLILQILTYIGIPLGSIMFLIILDAVSPKW; encoded by the coding sequence ATGAGTAACAAAGCTTACGAAAATGTCAAGAGACTCTGGAACCGCGTCAAAGCAATGTGCAGATTATCAACAGCAACTTCAGCGCAAAAAACAGAATCGCCAGCGAAGGAAAAATTTACGTTAAGAGAACCACATTCCATAGCTTACCAGCTTATTGGCGGAAAAACAGAGCGTATTCTGCCACTCTTCAGAGATTTAGATTCGAGTTTGCAAAGTGCTGGACTGAAGATTTCATTTAAAGCATATGTTAGCTTAACAGTCTTAGCTGCGATGCTGATTGCAGTAGCTATGTTAATTTTTGTCCCGTGTTTGTTTATTTTTCTTTTTAACATGCCATTTTTACCAGCGTTACTGTTTGGTGTCGGAAGCGGCTTGTTCGCCGGTGCCCTTTCAGTTATTGGATTCTACTTTTACCCTATCTACCGTGCAGACAAGCTTAAAAGAGAATTGGAAGACGAGTTGCCTTTCACGGCTGGTTACATGGCAATTCTCGCCAGCGCCGGAGTTTCTCCAGAAAGAACCTTCTATTCATTATCAAATCTAAGCGTTCCACTAGCTGTTTCCACAGAAGCCAAAGACATTGTCAGAAATGTGAACCTCTTCGGTTTAGACATTATTTCAGCCTTGCAAGAAGCGTCAAAGCGCACGCCATCTAAAAGATTTCATGAAATGTTGGAAGGATTCATCTCAACAATACATTCGGGTAGTAACTTGGCCGCGTATCTTCGAGAGAAATCTGGACAATATATGAAGTTGAAGCGAATGAGTTTGCGTAAGTTTTCAGACACTTTGTCAACTTTGGCTGAGTTTTATGTGGCTTTACTTGTGACAGGACCATTACTTCTTGTCATTATGCTTGCAGTCATGGCAATGCTTGGAGGAGGCAGCTTAGGAATACTAAGTCCAGACCTCATACTCCAAATACTCACTTACATTGGGATTCCGCTTGGCTCCATAATGTTTCTGATAATCTTAGATGCGGTTTCGCCTAAGTGGTGA
- a CDS encoding type II/IV secretion system ATPase subunit, protein MKQKTPRAPKAVEETEVAIILKEEKKKPAIFREAYPIQEPYVYAAIVKDPETQKTLYEVIEPTLQEEEEKRLKELKTFLMEEIDVNLKEIETKEKAENYLRQKTKEIIKKYRMKVPPEAIDKLTYYMIRDFIGYGKIDPLMKDHLIEDISADGVNIPIYVWHRLYESLPTNIIFKDEAELNSFIIRLAYLSGKNISIASPILDASLPDGSRIQLTYGNEVTRRGSTFTIRRFRVDPLTVSDLIAFNTISSEMAAYLWYIIENRASVIVAGGVASGKTTMLNCLSMFIKPEMKIVSVEDTQELNLPHENWIPSVIRLGFGHEDKKSGTITLFDLLKAAVRQRPDYIIVGEVRGEEAYTLFQAMATGHLGMSTIHAESVEAVINRLESEPMNIPKSLIKMTDVIMVMTRTEIQEKPARRASTTAEVVELDRKTKNILTQEVFHWNQKEDKFIFSGNSAILERHMKKTGVNEEDIKRELHRRKTVLEWMVKAGIRRHFDVANVIREYYANPNRVFQKARVGLK, encoded by the coding sequence TTGAAACAAAAAACACCGAGGGCTCCGAAAGCAGTAGAAGAGACAGAAGTAGCCATAATACTAAAAGAAGAAAAGAAAAAACCTGCAATTTTCCGAGAAGCCTATCCAATACAAGAGCCCTATGTTTACGCTGCCATAGTAAAAGATCCAGAAACTCAAAAAACGCTCTATGAAGTCATAGAGCCAACGCTTCAAGAAGAAGAGGAAAAACGGCTAAAAGAGCTGAAAACCTTCTTAATGGAAGAAATAGACGTAAACCTAAAAGAAATTGAAACCAAAGAAAAAGCAGAAAACTACCTTAGGCAGAAGACGAAGGAAATAATCAAAAAATATCGAATGAAAGTACCGCCAGAAGCCATTGACAAACTCACATACTACATGATACGTGACTTCATAGGCTACGGAAAAATAGACCCATTAATGAAGGACCACTTAATCGAAGACATCTCTGCAGACGGAGTAAACATACCAATATACGTTTGGCACAGACTTTACGAGTCATTACCTACTAACATAATATTTAAGGATGAAGCAGAATTAAACTCCTTCATAATTCGCTTGGCATATTTATCCGGAAAAAACATCTCAATTGCATCCCCGATTTTGGATGCCTCGCTCCCAGACGGAAGCCGCATACAACTAACTTATGGAAACGAAGTGACGCGGAGGGGCTCAACGTTTACCATTAGACGTTTCAGAGTTGACCCACTTACGGTTTCAGACTTGATTGCCTTTAATACAATTTCCTCGGAAATGGCTGCTTACTTGTGGTATATCATAGAAAACAGAGCATCCGTCATAGTCGCCGGTGGTGTGGCATCTGGCAAAACAACCATGCTAAACTGTTTATCGATGTTCATCAAGCCTGAAATGAAAATAGTAAGTGTAGAAGACACGCAGGAGCTCAATCTTCCCCACGAAAACTGGATACCTTCCGTTATAAGATTGGGATTTGGGCATGAGGACAAAAAAAGCGGTACAATAACTTTGTTTGATTTGTTGAAGGCGGCTGTCAGACAAAGACCAGACTATATCATTGTGGGCGAAGTGCGAGGAGAAGAAGCTTACACACTGTTCCAAGCAATGGCGACAGGCCATCTGGGAATGAGCACGATACACGCTGAATCAGTTGAAGCCGTAATAAACCGTTTAGAATCTGAACCGATGAACATTCCAAAATCGCTCATAAAAATGACTGATGTTATAATGGTCATGACAAGAACAGAGATTCAAGAAAAGCCGGCAAGACGGGCCAGCACAACAGCGGAAGTTGTGGAACTTGACCGAAAAACAAAGAACATACTGACTCAAGAAGTGTTTCACTGGAACCAAAAAGAAGACAAGTTCATCTTTTCCGGCAACAGCGCCATCTTAGAAAGGCATATGAAGAAGACTGGCGTGAATGAAGAAGACATTAAACGCGAACTGCACCGTAGAAAAACTGTTCTAGAATGGATGGTCAAAGCCGGAATTCGCCGTCACTTCGACGTTGCAAATGTGATTCGAGAGTATTACGCCAACCCAAACCGTGTTTTCCAAAAAGCGAGGGTAGGACTAAAATGA
- the hxlB gene encoding 6-phospho-3-hexuloisomerase codes for MKLLKAAAEEILEGIKRSIEELNMKEVERLIELLLQAKDRKIFIVGMGRSGFVARAFALRLMNLGFHVYFLGETITPAAEKGDILIAISGTGATKMVLTASSAAKEIGATVIAITSFPESQLGQIADHVVTIKGRTKTGWPKEEDYLARQIIGEREPLTPLGSVFENNCMVFLDSLVVELMHRLGTTEEDLKRRHATLE; via the coding sequence TTGAAGTTGCTGAAAGCGGCAGCAGAAGAAATTCTTGAAGGCATAAAACGCTCTATTGAAGAATTAAACATGAAAGAAGTAGAGCGGCTAATCGAACTCCTACTTCAAGCAAAAGACAGAAAAATCTTCATAGTAGGCATGGGAAGAAGCGGATTCGTCGCCAGAGCCTTTGCCTTACGCTTAATGAACCTAGGCTTCCACGTCTATTTCCTAGGCGAAACAATCACACCAGCTGCGGAAAAAGGTGACATACTAATCGCAATTTCAGGAACCGGTGCAACAAAAATGGTTCTAACTGCAAGCTCAGCCGCAAAAGAAATCGGTGCAACAGTCATAGCAATCACATCTTTCCCTGAATCACAGTTGGGACAAATTGCAGACCATGTCGTAACAATTAAGGGAAGAACAAAGACTGGCTGGCCAAAAGAAGAAGACTATCTTGCTAGACAAATTATTGGTGAACGCGAGCCATTAACTCCTCTGGGAAGTGTGTTCGAGAATAACTGCATGGTTTTCCTTGACAGTCTAGTCGTAGAACTGATGCATCGGTTAGGAACAACCGAAGAGGACTTAAAGCGAAGACACGCAACATTGGAATAA
- a CDS encoding energy-coupling factor transporter transmembrane component T, with product MSVFEGLKFRKVYSPIHNLDPRIKFVYVCAIFVIAILYGELIPLIVLFVMQIPFVILAGVKREWFRSMRGAVFLASIIFLTNFIFAYFGGRGLTESLEGASAMTLRFIVLVESFSIFFLTTSPDHLGLALEQAHVPYEFCFAFTTAVRFVPVLAEEAQTIMDAQKARGLELERGNFLKRIRNYIPILIPLIVSAIRRSLELAEAMESRAWGATKKRTNLYVLKMHRGDMILIALTTLILAVAIYIRLFFKIPSLNQLLGSLL from the coding sequence ATGAGTGTTTTTGAAGGACTTAAATTCCGAAAAGTCTATTCGCCCATTCACAACTTAGACCCAAGAATAAAGTTTGTGTACGTCTGCGCGATTTTCGTAATCGCAATACTCTACGGCGAACTTATTCCCTTAATAGTGCTTTTCGTAATGCAGATTCCATTTGTTATATTAGCTGGTGTCAAACGCGAATGGTTCCGTTCAATGAGAGGAGCAGTCTTCCTAGCATCAATCATATTTTTAACAAACTTCATTTTCGCCTACTTCGGAGGACGAGGACTCACAGAAAGTCTTGAAGGCGCATCCGCCATGACCCTGCGCTTTATTGTGCTCGTTGAGTCGTTCTCAATCTTTTTCTTAACCACGTCACCAGACCATTTAGGCTTAGCATTAGAACAAGCACATGTGCCTTACGAGTTCTGTTTTGCTTTCACCACAGCCGTGCGTTTCGTTCCAGTCTTGGCTGAAGAAGCCCAAACAATAATGGACGCTCAAAAGGCACGAGGATTAGAGCTTGAACGGGGCAATTTTCTGAAAAGAATCAGAAATTACATACCAATCTTGATACCATTAATTGTAAGTGCAATCCGCAGAAGCCTAGAATTAGCAGAAGCCATGGAGTCACGAGCATGGGGAGCCACAAAAAAACGCACAAACCTATACGTGCTTAAGATGCACAGAGGCGATATGATACTGATAGCCCTAACCACTCTTATTTTAGCAGTCGCAATCTATATTCGCCTATTCTTCAAAATCCCATCCTTAAATCAACTTTTAGGAAGTTTACTTTAA